A window from Mycolicibacterium tokaiense encodes these proteins:
- a CDS encoding class I SAM-dependent methyltransferase: protein MSRSSSSWRELSRSFGSAAAAYERGRPSYPPEAIDWLLPPGAQTVLDLGAGTGKLTTRLVERGLDVVAVDPLAEMLEVLSAALPDTPALLGTAEEIPLADNSVDAVLVAQAWHWVDPERAIPEVARVLRPGGRLGLVWNTRDERLGWVKDLGRIIGHERDPFNHEVSLPAPFADIERHHVEWTNYLTPQALIDLVASRSYCITSPDEVRTQTLDQVRELLATHPALAASTGVALPYVTVGIRATLAQ from the coding sequence GTGAGCCGGTCGTCGAGCTCGTGGCGGGAGCTCTCGCGGTCCTTCGGGTCGGCGGCAGCGGCCTATGAGCGCGGGCGCCCGTCCTATCCGCCGGAGGCCATCGACTGGCTGCTGCCGCCGGGTGCGCAGACGGTGCTCGATCTGGGGGCCGGCACCGGCAAGCTGACCACCCGGCTGGTGGAACGCGGCCTCGATGTGGTGGCGGTGGATCCCCTGGCCGAGATGCTGGAGGTGCTCAGCGCCGCGCTGCCCGACACCCCGGCACTGCTGGGCACCGCGGAAGAGATTCCGTTGGCCGACAACAGTGTGGACGCCGTACTGGTGGCGCAGGCCTGGCACTGGGTGGATCCGGAACGCGCCATCCCCGAGGTGGCACGGGTGCTGCGGCCCGGCGGGCGGCTGGGTCTGGTGTGGAACACCCGCGACGAAAGACTGGGCTGGGTCAAGGATCTGGGCCGGATCATCGGCCACGAGCGGGATCCGTTCAACCACGAGGTGAGCCTGCCCGCGCCGTTCGCCGACATCGAGCGCCACCACGTCGAATGGACCAATTACCTGACGCCCCAGGCACTCATCGATCTGGTGGCATCGCGCAGCTACTGCATCACCTCGCCCGACGAGGTGCGGACGCAGACCCTGGATCAGGTGCGCGAACTGCTCGCCACCCACCCCGCGTTGGCCGCATCCACCGGTGTGGCGTTGCCGTATGTGACGGTGGGGATCCGGGCGACGCTGGCGCAGTGA
- a CDS encoding SLC13 family permease, protein MSSVEILPLIALVAMFVIATFFPINIGILGFIGAFGVGAFLLGYDDKEILAAFPSSIVLTIIGVTYFFGMAKKNGTIDLLVNACIRAVRGRVTVVPWVFFFCASVLTALGTFSPAAVALICPAALSFAARTKMSPLVMGIMTINGAHAGAFSPISVSGVLVHDLVEKSGLTIAPWTLFFASYGMNLLLSVLTVVGYAALARMRNLEYSATGTRIDDDADGSGGAGTHPASGPAGGGGTGTQVLTRPVRPDALITQVHPVTVVQKLTLFLIAAVLVLVLVFHLPISFVSIAAGAILAFTDLSKQNEAIAGISWSTVLLVAGMVTYISLLEEVGTIDHLAQMAITIGAPLIVALVLCYVIGVTSAFASSTALLAAIIPMALPLLQTGALPVVGVVAALAIAATVVDVSPFSTNGALVLANAQGIERPRFYRQLLVNAGIVVAATPALCWLLLVVVPSMV, encoded by the coding sequence ATGTCTTCTGTCGAGATTCTGCCTCTGATCGCGCTGGTGGCGATGTTCGTCATCGCCACGTTCTTCCCGATCAACATCGGCATCCTGGGATTCATCGGCGCCTTCGGCGTCGGTGCCTTCCTGCTGGGTTATGACGACAAGGAGATCCTTGCCGCCTTCCCCAGCTCCATCGTCCTGACCATCATCGGGGTCACGTACTTCTTCGGCATGGCCAAGAAGAACGGCACCATCGATCTGCTGGTCAACGCTTGCATCCGCGCCGTGCGCGGCCGCGTGACCGTGGTTCCGTGGGTGTTCTTCTTCTGCGCCTCGGTGCTGACCGCGCTGGGCACCTTCAGCCCCGCGGCCGTCGCACTGATCTGCCCTGCTGCCCTGTCCTTCGCGGCCAGGACCAAGATGAGCCCGCTGGTCATGGGGATCATGACCATCAACGGTGCCCACGCCGGTGCGTTCTCGCCCATCTCGGTCTCCGGCGTGCTGGTGCATGACCTGGTCGAAAAGAGTGGACTGACCATCGCCCCCTGGACGCTGTTCTTCGCCAGTTACGGCATGAACCTGCTGCTCTCGGTGCTGACCGTGGTCGGCTACGCGGCGCTGGCCCGGATGCGCAACCTGGAGTACAGCGCCACCGGCACCCGCATCGACGATGACGCCGACGGCAGCGGCGGCGCCGGTACGCACCCCGCGTCCGGTCCCGCCGGCGGGGGTGGCACCGGCACCCAGGTGCTGACCCGTCCGGTGCGCCCCGACGCGCTGATCACCCAGGTGCACCCGGTCACCGTGGTGCAGAAGCTGACGCTGTTCCTAATCGCGGCCGTGCTGGTGCTCGTGCTGGTGTTCCACCTGCCGATCAGCTTCGTCTCCATCGCCGCCGGCGCCATCCTGGCCTTCACCGACCTGTCCAAGCAGAACGAGGCCATCGCCGGCATCAGCTGGTCGACGGTGCTGCTGGTGGCGGGCATGGTCACCTACATCTCGCTGCTCGAAGAGGTCGGCACCATCGACCACCTGGCTCAGATGGCGATTACCATCGGCGCACCGCTGATCGTGGCGCTGGTGTTGTGCTACGTCATCGGCGTCACCTCGGCGTTCGCCTCGTCGACGGCCCTGCTGGCGGCGATCATCCCGATGGCGCTGCCGCTGCTGCAGACCGGCGCGCTGCCGGTGGTGGGCGTGGTGGCCGCACTGGCCATCGCCGCCACCGTGGTCGACGTCTCACCCTTCTCCACCAACGGCGCTCTGGTGCTCGCCAACGCCCAGGGCATCGAGCGGCCGCGCTTCTACCGGCAGTTGCTGGTCAACGCCGGCATCGTGGTCGCAGCGACACCGGCACTGTGCTGGCTGCTGCTGGTCGTCGTGCCCTCGATGGTCTGA
- a CDS encoding PrpF domain-containing protein — translation MLTVRATWMRGGTSKCWLFHAVDIDPLIDHAGGLDELLTSAFGSGDPRQLDGVGGGSSTTSKAAIVRRSQLPGIDIDYLFAQVAIGDRQVEWGSNCGNCATAIGLYALQTGLVAVDAEVTSVRMRNQNTGAVLTAEIATPAGAIPTDGDAAVPGTSALGVPVGLTFTGLAGAPAQLLPSGRALDTVTVAGHDYSATMVTAGAPAALFDAADLGLTGAEDNAVVAEHLSLLVALRQQSSLRMGLSKPGDPVRHAIPKVGVVGSPLDYRTGTGDLIRADDYDVSVRMLSMLAPHPAIGLTSAVAVAAASTVVGGVVAARSAAAPTGPLRLGTPAGVLHVERIMNNGVLEAVTLHRAARRIASAELFVAERAHALAS, via the coding sequence ATGCTCACAGTTCGCGCCACCTGGATGCGGGGAGGCACCAGCAAATGCTGGCTCTTCCACGCGGTGGACATCGACCCCTTGATCGACCACGCCGGCGGCCTGGACGAGCTGCTCACGTCGGCATTCGGATCCGGCGACCCGCGTCAGCTCGACGGGGTGGGCGGCGGCAGCTCGACGACCTCGAAGGCCGCCATCGTCCGCCGCTCCCAGCTCCCCGGCATCGACATCGACTACCTGTTCGCCCAGGTCGCCATCGGCGATCGTCAGGTCGAGTGGGGCAGCAACTGCGGCAACTGCGCCACCGCGATCGGGCTCTACGCGCTGCAGACCGGTCTGGTGGCCGTCGACGCCGAGGTGACCTCGGTGCGGATGCGCAACCAGAACACCGGTGCAGTGCTCACGGCCGAAATTGCCACTCCCGCAGGGGCGATCCCCACCGACGGCGATGCCGCCGTGCCCGGCACCAGTGCGCTCGGTGTCCCGGTGGGCCTGACCTTCACCGGGCTGGCGGGTGCACCCGCGCAACTGCTGCCCAGCGGACGGGCCCTCGACACCGTGACTGTTGCGGGCCACGACTACTCCGCCACGATGGTCACGGCCGGTGCGCCGGCCGCGCTGTTCGACGCCGCCGATCTGGGTCTCACCGGCGCTGAGGACAATGCGGTTGTCGCCGAACACCTTTCGCTGTTGGTGGCGCTGCGCCAGCAGTCCTCTCTGCGGATGGGGTTGAGCAAGCCGGGGGATCCGGTCCGGCACGCGATCCCGAAGGTGGGCGTGGTGGGCAGCCCGCTGGATTACCGGACCGGCACCGGGGACCTGATCCGGGCCGACGATTACGACGTGTCCGTGCGGATGCTGTCGATGCTGGCTCCCCATCCCGCGATCGGACTGACGTCCGCGGTGGCCGTCGCAGCAGCATCCACCGTTGTCGGGGGAGTGGTTGCCGCGCGGAGCGCCGCCGCGCCGACGGGCCCCCTGCGGCTGGGCACCCCGGCCGGAGTTCTGCACGTCGAGCGCATCATGAACAACGGTGTGCTGGAAGCAGTCACGCTGCACCGGGCGGCGCGCCGCATCGCCTCCGCCGAGCTGTTCGTCGCGGAGCGGGCTCACGCCCTGGCGAGCTGA